A section of the Callospermophilus lateralis isolate mCalLat2 chromosome 14, mCalLat2.hap1, whole genome shotgun sequence genome encodes:
- the Sertad2 gene encoding SERTA domain-containing protein 2: MLGKGGKRKFDEHEDGLEGKIVSPSDGPSKVSYTLQRQTIFNISLMKLYNHRPLTEPSLQKTVLINNMLRRIQEELKQEGSLRPGFTPSSQPSDSLSDSYREAPPAFSHLAPPPALPCDLGSTTPLEACLTPASLLEDDDDTFCTSQAVQPAAPTRLSPPALPPEKDSFSSALDEIEELCPTSTSTEATVAATDSLKGTSSESSIQKPEGPQEGRTDDSKLMDSLPGNFEITTSTGFLTDLTLDDILFADIDTSMYDFDPCTSASGAASKMAPVSADDLLKTLAPYSSQPVTPSQPFKMDLTELDHIMEVLVGS; this comes from the coding sequence ATGTTGGGTAAAGGAGGAAAACGGAAGTTTGATGAGCATGAAGATGGGCTGGAAGGCAAAATCGTGTCTCCCTCCGACGGTCCATCCAAGGTGTCTTACACCTTACAGCGCCAGACTATCTTCAACATTTCCCTTATGAAACTCTATAACCACAGGCCCCTGACAGAGCCCAGCTTGCAAAAGACCGTTTTAATTAACAACATGTTGAGGCGGATCCAGGAGGAACTCAAGCAGGAAGGCAGCCTGAGGCCCGGGTTCACCCCCTCCTCCCAGCCCAGCGACTCCCTGAGCGACAGCTACCGAGAGGCCCCGCCTGCCTTCAGCCACCTTGCACCCCCTCCCGCCCTTCCCTGCGACCTCGGAAGCACTACACCCCTGGAGGCCTGCCTCACCCCGGCCTCCCTGCTGGAGGACGACGATGACACTTTTTGCACTTCGCAGGCTGTGCAGCCCGCAGCTCCTACCAGACTCTCCCCTCCAGCCCTCCCGCCGGAGAAGGACAGCTTCTCCTCTGCCTTGGACGAGATCGAGGAGCTCTGTCCCACATCTACCTCCACAGAGGCCACCGTGGCAGCGACTGACAGCTTGAAAGGGACCTCCAGTGAGTCCAGCATCCAGAAACCCGAGGGGCCCCAGGAGGGCCGCACGGATGACTCAAAACTGATGGACTCTCTGCCTGGGAATTTTGAAATAACAACGTCCACGGGTTTCCTGACAGACTTGACCCTGGACGACATCCTGTTTGCTGACATTGACACGTCCATGTATGATTTTGACCCCTGCACATCTGCGTCGGGGGCAGCCTCAAAAATGGCCCCTGTGTCGGCCGATGACCTCCTCAAGACTCTGGCTCCTTATAGCAGTCAGCCCGTCACCCCGAGTCAGCCTTTCAAAATGGACCTCACAGAACTGGACCACATCATGGAGGTGCTCGTTGGGTCCTAA